From Cercospora beticola chromosome 6, complete sequence, a single genomic window includes:
- a CDS encoding uncharacterized protein (antiSMASH:Cluster_4~MEROPS:MER0001879), which translates to MSPAKRTAEEMEGAKKQTTSSAVVTAADAAPASVNAAPPSPGSFPKEGEETGQASDFDVAMTEMQESSAGKVQSTNGSTSADDEELPPYSKEDQGVHAKGADAYTTEQITQQVDHVRTLAARAPAEGDVGVCISNKWLVRVLSRTAEGLQNKEYPKEAREGPVGPLDNSDIVPEGGFEEPHLHDAHGKHFIPLRPGLRPDDEFTILPASAYGDIAANYGSTSGQIAIYRYAHNTADADAAGENVQYELYPPIVTIRKVQQPDAEEQEKPKQKPGATATEALKARREGREKFGQKHETDALRIVSSRSEKYKSFLTRAKNAAGIPIATKVKVWRLKDPAQVAVDQPNTTSSGAMAITPPASRSASPAKSVLPKLVLPPEDFKKMEVGTELEQVPLADQTHNDNFNGRSTMNTAGFFEDSTMLLEEQIGGPAGGEFQSDSKKGVLSVVNKNLGSKATTANNSRASSPAPGGMMTRGRALKNGKTRGTVGLQNLGNTCYMNSALQCIRSVEELAIYFMLKSYKPEINNDNPLGYHGAMANAYHTVIQGIYGNNTGGSFSPREFKNTLGRHQPMFSGYGQQDSQEFLSFLVDAIHEDLNRIHKKPYVENPDSEDSKVHDPSYIHELGEQYRTNHKKRNDSIAMDLFSGFYKNKMECPECDKVSITFDPYSLVTVQLPMEIAFQHDITYIPLRGRPVLHHIDIDKNASIKTLKESLAKKHPGADANRMWMVEIYQHKVYKIFDDGSSLSEHSITGNDNIFVYELEQVPKNPARKSYHYGNAVNAVPTDGMDAPQAEVFSVPVFQRTPDRSLTSYSLANYPLYITVSREEAKDYDIVLKKVLAAVANTTSRQILKEFEEDPGASRVEEVEDEDQDQNGSEESVGVSDHSAQSEEGYVKVSLDQHSHDAMMTNGTTVDETEKASEVYIPTNYMDPNYYVSPALRHQLFDLKFGQGKGGMHCSDGMQSGVKEDTIRPMFSRVKRSSRRSSMHSSSSSAGSTPGTPSTDGQADEESVAVSNGFEGDEPDITLGDADAATPLSESVIEDSSDDETAGGDIIMEPSEVTATSRKGRRKKNRGKKQKGKKRGANQNGVGTTSKKGKPRAGLPAISNGSSGLFGSKQADDDDNPYYIRLGEGIVLDWKAEGFDSLYGGSANVEKDLRGHATCDDNGRRGIKVFEDPEQDAKKAKRELRKKKGVLLDDCFDVTSRPEVLSEDNAWYCNRCKELRRATKTLEIWTLPDILVVHLKRFGGNRSFRDKIDLFVDYPITGLDMNERVGRKEDGKDYTYDLFAVDNHYGGLGGGHYTAMAKNFYDGEWYDYNDSMTSKIGGEDRVHSAAAYLLFYRRRSDQPLGPEYLQNLVNEYRNPAAPAEEAEDEESGEGKLGGRTLSGSGSSSGLAGAGAGANKNNSSQRGLLSADGGIGAAAEGRLITRTTGTKGNAATTASGFNLSRDAGWSFDAIDGDDGADADAADSFLQSVGAASDGADSVSGQVGDDDDDSGMDMDVGHPTLQSLAAGEEDLYGSSGDAGRNTPARDVHFDATHGISLTDDDMGDDDTMADEIHLESDDGMELEEIGRGTTKGTSEHHETPDLYD; encoded by the coding sequence ATGAGTCCGGCAAAGCGCACTGCTGAAGAAATGGAGGGCGCGAAGAAGCAAACGACGTCTAGTGCTGTTGTCACTGCGGCGGATGCGGCACCTGCTTCGGTCAACGCTGCGCCTCCGTCGCCTGGGAGTTTCCCGAAGGAAGGGGAAGAGACAGGGCAAGCATCCGACTTTGATGTCGCGATGACGGAGATGCAAGAGAGCAGTGCAGGAAAGGTGCAGAGCACAAACGGGTCGACATctgcagatgatgaagagctgcCTCCGTATTCGAAAGAAGACCAGGGCGTGCATGCAAAGGGTGCGGATGCATATACAACGGAGCAGATCACGCAGCAGGTCGACCACGTCAGGACTTTGGCAGCACGTGCGCCTGCAGAGGGCGATGTGGGAGTTTGCATCTCTAACAAGTGGCTCGTCCGAGTCTTGTCCCGAACTGCAGAGGGCCTTCAGAACAAGGAGTATCCCAAGGAAGCGCGAGAAGGACCAGTTGGACCTCTCGACAATTCGGATATCGTCCCCGAGGGCGGATTTGAAGAACCGCATCTGCACGACGCGCACGGAAAGCACTTCATTCCATTGAGACCTGGCCTCAGACCTGACGACGAGTTTACAATCCTGCCTGCATCTGCCTATGGAGACATTGCCGCGAATTACGGGTCGACCTCTGGCCAAATAGCAATCTACAGATACGCACACAACACTGCGGATGCAGACGCGGCGGGCGAAAACGTTCAATACGAGCTCTATCCTCCGATCGTCACTATTCGAAAAGTGCAACAGCCGGACGCGGAAGAACAGGAGAAGCCAAAGCAAAAGCCTGGAGCGACTGCCACTGAAGCACTAAAAGCCCGACGGGAAGGCAGAGAGAAATTTGGCCAAAAACACGAAACTGACGCTCTGCGCATTGTCAGCTCGCGGTCCGAaaagtataagagctttttGACGCGCGCGAAGAATGCTGCGGGCATACCCATAGCGACGAAGGTCAAAGTGTGGCGTTTGAAGGATCCTGCGCAAGTAGCAGTCGATCAGCCTAACACCACATCTTCAGGCGCCATGGCCATCACTCCTCCTGCCTCACGCTCCGCTTCGCCAGCAAAGTCTGTATTGCCAAAGCTCGTGCTTCCACCTGAAGACTTCAAGAAGATGGAGGTTGGCACCGAGCTCGAACAGGTACCACTCGCTGATCAGACGCACAACGACAATTTCAATGGCAGATCGACCATGAACACTGCTGGTTTCTTTGAAGATTCAACAATGCTTCTTGAGGAGCAGATTGGGGGTCCTGCAGGCGGCGAGTTCCAATCAGACTCCAAGAAGGGCGTGCTGAGTGTGGTCAACAAGAACCTCGGTTCCAAAGCAACTACAGCCAACAACTCCAGAGCGAGCAGCCCTGCGCCCGGAGGCATGATGACTCGAGGGCGAGCGCTGAAAAATGGAAAGACGCGTGGTACTGTTGGACTTCAAAATCTCGGCAACACTTGCTACATGAACTCGGCGTTGCAGTGCATAAGAAGtgtcgaagagctcgccATTTACTTCATGCTGAAGAGCTACAAGCCGGAAatcaacaacgacaaccCACTGGGCTATCATGGCGCCATGGCCAATGCGTACCACACTGTGATCCAAGGAATCTATGGCAACAACACCGGCGGATCATTCTCACCTAGGGAGTTCAAGAATACACTCGGTCGGCATCAGCCCATGTTCTCGGGTTATGGGCAACAAGACTCGCAAGAGTTCCTCAGTTTCCTGGTTGACGCCATTCACGAGGACTTAAACCGCATCCACAAGAAGCCATATGTGGAGAACCCAGACTCCGAAGACAGCAAAGTCCATGATCCATCGTATATTCACGAGTTGGGAGAGCAGTACCGAACCAACCATAAGAAGCGAAATGATTCCATCGCTATGGACCTGTTCAGTGGATTCTACAAGAACAAGATGGAGTGTCCTGAGTGTGACAAAGTCAGCATCACATTTGACCCGTACTCATTGGTGACCGTGCAACTGCCAATGGAGATCGCCTTCCAGCACGATATCACCTACATTCCTCTCCGAGGCAGACCCGTCCTACATCACATCGATATTGACAAGAATGCTTCCATCAAGACCCTCAAGGAGTCACTAGCGAAGAAGCACCCTGGAGCGGATGCGAATCGCATGTGGATGGTCGAAATCTACCAGCATAAGGTCTACAAGATCTTCGACGACGGCAGCAGCTTATCCGAACACAGCATCACAGGCAATGATAACATCTTTGTCTACGAGCTGGAGCAAGTGCCGAAGAACCCTGCAAGGAAGTCATATCATTATGGGAATGCAGTCAATGCGGTGCCCACTGATGGCATGGATGCTCCTCAAGCGGAGGTGTTCTCTGTCCCGGTCTTTCAGCGAACACCCGACAGGAGTCTCACGTCGTATTCACTCGCGAATTATCCGCTCTACATCACGGTCTCACGcgaagaagcgaaggacTATGACATTGTGTTGAAGAAGGTGCTCGCTGCAGTTGCCAATACGACCAGCCGACAGATTCTCAAGGAGTTCGAGGAAGATCCTGGCGCGAGCCGTGTCGAAGAagttgaggacgaggatcaGGACCAGAATGGCTCAGAGGAATCAGTGGGTGTTAGCGACCATTCTGCACAATCTGAGGAAGGCTATGTTAAGGTGTCGCTCGACCAGCACAGCCACGATGCAATGATGACGAATGGGACGACTGTGGACGAGACCGAGAAAGCGAGTGAAGTCTACATCCCGACCAACTACATGGATCCCAATTACTATGTATCACCCGCGCTGCGACACCAGCTCTTCGACCTCAAGTTCGGACAAGGCAAAGGTGGCATGCACTGCTCCGATGGGATGCAAAGTGGTGTGAAAGAAGACACTATCCGTCCCATGTTCTCACGTGTCAAGCGATCTTCTAGGAGATCTTCGATGCATTCCTCCAGTTCGTCAGCAGGGTCCACGCCAGGTACACCTTCCACAGACGGCCAGGCTGATGAAGAGAGCGTTGCAGTCAGCAATGGTTTCGAAGGCGATGAGCCAGATATCACTTTAGGCGATGCCGACGCTGCCACTCCGCTTTCCGAGTCCGTCATCGAGGATAGTAGCGACGATGAGACAGCCGGAGGTGATATTATCATGGAACCAAGCGAGGTCACTGCCACATCACGCAAAGGCCGACGGAAGAAGAACCgaggcaagaagcagaaaggcaagaagcgtGGCGCCAACCAGAACGGAGTCGGAACGACAAGCAAGAAAGGCAAGCCTCGAGCAGGTCTTCCAGCGATCAGCAATGGTAGTAGTGGGCTCTTCGGCAGCAAACAggccgatgatgacgacaATCCGTACTATATTCGGCTCGGCGAAGGCATCGTGCTGGACTGGAAGGCTGAAGGTTTCGACAGCTTGTATGGCGGAAGTGCAAATGTTGAGAAAGATTTGCGAGGCCACGCAACTTGCGATGACAATGGGCGACGCGGTATCAAAGTATTCGAAGATCCTGAGCAGGACGCAAAGAAAGCCAAGCGCGAGCtgcggaagaagaaaggCGTTCTGCTAGATGATTGTTTTGACGTGACAAGTCGACCTGAGGTGCTTTCGGAAGACAATGCCTGGTACTGCAATCGATGCAAGGAACTCCGGCGAGCCACGAAGACACTGGAGATCTGGACTTTACCCGACATCCTCGTGGTACATTTGAAGCGTTTTGGCGGCAATCGCTCGTTCAGAGACAAGATTGACCTCTTTGTCGATTACCCCATCACCGGTCTGGATATGAATGAGAGAGTCGGCCGCAAGGAGGACGGCAAGGATTACACTTATGATCTCTTTGCTGTGGACAATCACTACGGAGGTCTTGGTGGTGGACACTACACTGCCATGGCCAAGAACTTCTACGACGGCGAGTGGTATGATTATAATGACTCCATGACCAGCAAGATTGGCGGTGAAGATCGTGTCCACTCTGCCGCCGCTTACCTTCTCTTCTATCGCCGACGTTCTGACCAACCTCTTGGACCTGAATACCTCCAGAACCTCGTCAACGAATATCGCAATCCTGCTGCGCCTGccgaggaagcagaagacgaggaatcGGGGGAAGGCAAGCTCGGCGGCCGAACTCTCTCTGGCTCGGGGTCGTCGAGCGGCTTGGCCGGAGCAGGAGCCGGGGCGAACaagaacaacagcagccagaGGGGACTTCTAAGCGCCGATGGTGGGATTGGAGCCGCAGCAGAGGGGCGTCTGATAACGAGGACAACGGGGACGAAGGGTAATGCGGCCACGACTGCTTCTGGTTTCAACCTCAGCCGCGACGCTGGATGGAGCTTTGATGCCATTGACGGCGATGACGGCGCTGATGCAGACGCCGCTGACAGCTTCCTCCAGAGCGTTGGCGCTGCTAGTGACGGCGCTGATAGCGTCTCTGGGCAGgtgggcgacgacgacgacgattcgGGAATGGATATGGATGTCGGGCACCCCACGTTGCAGAGCCTTGCAGCTGGTGAAGAGGACCTTTATGGATCTTCTGGTGACGCAGGCAGAAACACTCCTGCACGCGACGTGCACTTTGATGCGACCCATGGGATTTCCCTGACTGATGACGATATGGGTGACGATGACACGATGGCAGATGAGATTCATCTCGAATCTGATGATGGCATGGAATTGGAGGAGATTGGGAGGGGAACGACGAAGGGCACTTCAGAACATCACGAAACGCCGGACTTGTACGATTAG
- a CDS encoding uncharacterized protein (antiSMASH:Cluster_4), with amino-acid sequence MSLSVRGVCHFRSRHAASTAKRFQSGVAPLAADFSSLKGSTGHKPNWKPAQPISVTTPPKPDWKYGGGANDNGVSLRAKHVEIDPFAKGRPMFHNYSLLISGIVPRPVGFVSTLSKEGKPNLAPFSYFQVVDHDPPVFTIGFSGRSSASKDTLRNLQETGECTINTVSEHMVEAVNAASIDAPRGVSEWDLSGLHQAPSTMVKPSRVQESVFSVEGRLSEVVDFRLSRNPVGAHGKLAIIEGINFWVRADAIDSKGSHIDLEVLRPVGQLGGVSYARMSEMFELPRSTWKKDYEDHDTGLRKMFGDRSTTKD; translated from the exons ATGTCGCTTTCCGTTCG GGGGGTGTGCCATTTCCGATCGCGACATGCTGCGTCTACCGCGAAACGATTTCAAAGCGGCGTCGCGCCCTTGGCCGCAGATTTCAGCTCTTTAAAGGGCTCAACTGGACACAAACCAAATTGGAAGCCGGCTCAACCCATCTCAGTCACGACACCTCCGAAACCTGACTGGAAATATGGAGGTGGTGCCAATGACAATGGTGTTTCGCTGCGTGCAAAGCACGTTGAAATCGATCCTTTTGCCAAAGGTCGACCCATGTTTCACAACTACTCGCTCCTTATCTCTGGCATCGTGCCCCGGCCAGTTGGCTTCGTTAGCACGTTGTCGAAGGAGGGCAAGCCAAACCTGGCCCCGTTCAGCTATTTCCAAGTAGTCGATCACGACCCTCCCGTTTTCACCATCGGATTCTCTGGAAGAAGCAGTGCGTCAAAAGACACACTAAGGAACTTGCAAGAAACCGGAGAGTGCACTATCAACACAGTTTCTGAGCACATGGTCGAGGCTGTAAATGCTGCGTCTATAGATGCACCTCGTGGTGTCTCGGAATGGGATCTTTCGGGTCTGCACCAGGCTCCTTCCACGATGGTTAAGCCTTCGCGTGTGCAAGAATCAGTGTTCTCTGTCGAAGGGAGGCTTAGCGAAGTGGTGGATTTCAGATTATCAAGAAATCCAGTCGGTGCGCATGGCAAGCTGGCGATCATTGAAGGGATCAACTTTTGGGTCAGAGCTGATGCGATTGACTCCAAAGGTAGTCACATTGATCTTGAAGTACTGAGGCCAGTTGGGCAGCTTGGTGGAGTAAGCTATGCTCGAATGTCGGAAATGTTTGAGCTTCCGAGAAGCACTTGGAAGAAAGATTATGAGGATCATGACACTGGACTACGTAAGATGTTTGGTGACCGAAGTACGACGAAGGACTGA
- a CDS encoding uncharacterized protein (antiSMASH:Cluster_4) encodes MQILAAVVSLALLLEQGFASPEPQSPAGYGYGKKPSCPADKCFSKIRLNKPVAKIASSVCSKYIKYTATVTKTTTTSSTTTITTTTKVVQRPTQPTITSTTTVTSTPPAVTVTNPFTCATTTKTVEEPFPTFVNYVSRGAEPDLKKRAVPTVNVPSVLGAGCGSGKPFTSKISSACSCLLGATKTRTSTATSTVSVTTTITSTSTVPVGTTTTTTTVTDPIPTSTDCQTTTVTTTTYTGAFSCGGPISSTYTTEITRTCTNVAPPGQTNADFRIEGGSEGTIFDDCIVSGPRNVTTPSGGTHKCDGTNNNANPAPGSTLTTNAVEDFSIFRISATTETGTQSWRILRNRFLRDETGGCRLPSFNDDDNLWAFDAFAPNVGALRVFPSIAVVRPGETITVGVTSRNSRNGIDTAAQGATLGTGSTTDANGNLQLTAPTTPGCYQYKAERNNSIRSNALYLTVLDGL; translated from the exons ATGCAGATACTTGCCGCTGTCGTGAGCCTCGCTctgctcctcgagcaggGCTTTGCAAGTCCTGAGCCTCAAAGTCCAGCTGGCTATGGCTATGGCAAGAAGCCGTCGTGTCCGGCTG ATAAGTGCTTCTCCAAGATTCGTTTGAATAAGCCCGTGGCGAAAATCGCGTCTTCTGTCTGTAGCAAGTACATCAAGTACACGGCTACAGTCACCAAAACCACCACaacttcctctactactacgatCACGACCACGACCAAGGTGGTCCAGAGACCAACGCAGCCTACCATCACATCTACCACTACTGTCACTTCCACCCCACCAGCAGTAACAGTAACGAATCCATTCACTTGTGCCACTACAACTAAGACTGTGGAAGAACCTTTCCCAACCTTTGTGAACTACGTTTCGCGAGGAGCTGAGCCTGACCTCAAAAAGAGAGCTGTACCCACCGTGAACGTTCCTTCTGTCCTTGGAGCGGGATGCGGCAGCGGCAAACCATTCACCTCGAAGATCAGCAGTGCAtgctcttgcttgcttggaGCGACAAAGACACGAACTTCCACTGCCACGAGCACTGTCTCTGTGACTACCACCATCACCTCGACCAGTACTGTCCCCGTAGGA acaacaacaaccactaCCACTGTCACGGACCCCATACCAACCTCGACTGACTGCCAAACCACCACggtcaccaccaccacctacACAGGAGCCTTCAGTTGCGGTGGCCCTATCTCCTCCACCTACACAACGGAAATAACCCGCACATGCACGAACGTCGCACCCCCCGGACAGACAAACGCAGACTTCCGTATCGAAGGCGGTTCCGAAGGCACCATCTTTGACGACTGCATCGTTTCCGGACCTCGCAATGTCACCACCCCTTCGGGTGGAACACACAAGTGCGACGGAACAAACAACAACGCCAACCCAGCACCAGGAAGCACCCTCACCAC CAATGCTGTTGAAGACTTCTCCATCTTTAGAATATCCGCGACAACAGAGACTGGAACCCAGTCCTGGCGTATATTGAGGAACCGGTTCCTCCGCGATGAAACTGGTGGTTGCCGATTACCAAGTTTCAATGACGACGACAACCTCTGGGCATTTGACGCTTTCGCGCCGAATGTTGGCGCCCTCAGGGTCTTCCCGTCAATCGCGGTCGTGAGACCAGGAGAGACAATCACTGTGGGTGTCACGTCGCGAAACTCGAGAAATGGCATCGACACCGCAGCGCAAGGTGCCACGTTGGGCACTGGATCTACAACCGATGCCAACGGCAACCTGCAGCTCACTGCCCCGACAACGCCAGGCTGCTATCAGTACAAAGCCGAACGGAACAACTCCATCCGCTCGAATGCCTTGTACTTGACCGTTCTGGATGGGTTGTGA
- a CDS encoding uncharacterized protein (antiSMASH:Cluster_4~MEROPS:MER0000338~SMCOG1075:alkaline serine protease, subtilase family) — protein MYRLLQLLGLLPAAFAAPHFSSLARRQASQLISDKWLVKTKSGSDFSNVLAEVADVLGLSEFKPEKEFHIGDLNGFTLAGSKQLADSILALDSIEGLQQDQRVEVDAIVSQENAPYGLGRISSRTPGSSTYRFDDSAGSDTFVYVIDTGINAEHIDFGGRVSFGFSAIANEPNTDLNGHGTHCAGTAAGTQYGVAKNASIVDVKVIDQTGGGPLSNIVVGLDWILNDITSKSRFGKSVVSMSLGAVTIFGGTNLLEEAAAALVNAGVFVSVAAGNFNIPVELMAPANVPVVCSVGATDAKDARAGFSNYGAGIDIHAPGVDIQSAWIGGIDATNTISGTSMAAPHVAGLGAYLLALEGDRSGSELCNRIIDLSTKDVITDVSGSPNRLAFNGVA, from the exons ATGTACAGActcctccagcttctcggccttctccCAGCCGCCTTTGCTGCACCGCACTTCTCTTCACTGGCTCGACGTCAAGCCAGCCAGCTCATCTCCGACAAATGGCTCGTGAAGACCAAGAGCGGTTCCGACTTTTCTAACGTCCTAGCTGAGGTTGCCGATGTGCTTGGTCTTAGCGAGTTCAAGCCAGAGAAGGAATTCCACATTGGCGATCTGAACGGGTTCACTCTTGCAGGCTCCAAGCAGCTCGCAGATTCAATCTTGGCCCTAGACTCTATTGAAGGCCTGCAGCAAGATCAGCGTGTCGAGGTTGATGCCATAGTGTCACAGGAGAATGCGCCATATGGACTTGGAAGGATCTCTAGCCGCACGCCAGGCAGCTCGACGTATAGGTTTGATGATTCCGCTGGATCAGACACATTCGTTTATGTGATTGATACGGGCATCAATGCCGAGCACATCGACTTCGGTGGCCG CGTCTCTTTTGGCTTCAGCGCTATCGCAAATGAGCCCAACACTGACCTTAACGGCCATGGTACCCATTGTGCCGGCACTGCCGCTGGTACCCAGTACGGTGTTGCAAAGAATGCATCCATTGTCGACGTCAAAGTCATTGACCAAACCGGAGGCGGGCCACTCTCCAACATTGTCGTTGGTCTGGACTGGATTCTCAACGACATTACGTCCAAGAGTCGTTTCGGCAAATCAGTAGTCAGCATGTCTCTAGGCGCGGTGACTATCTTTGGCGGTACCAACTtgctcgaagaagctgccgctgcgctTGTCAATGCTGGAGTCTTCGTGTCAGTAGCAGCGGGCAACTTCAACATTCCTGTAGAGCTCATGGCACCGGCTAATGTTCCGGTTGTGTGCTCCGTTGGAGCTACGGACGCGAAGGACGCCCGAGCTGGTTTCTCTAACTATGGGGCAGGGATTGATATCCATGCTCCAGGTGTCGATATCCAGTCCGCTTGGATTGGGGGCATTGATGCTACTAACACCATCAGTGGGACGAGCATGGCAGCGCCTCATGTTGCTGGACTCGGAGCGTACTTGCTTGCTTTGGAAGGGGATCGAAGCGGTTCTGAGCTGTGCAACCGCATTATCGACCTCTCCACGAAGGATGTGATTACGGATGTGTCAGGAAGCCCAAACAGGCTTGCGTTCAATGGCGTAGCATAA
- a CDS encoding uncharacterized protein (SMCOG1106:major facilitator transporter~antiSMASH:Cluster_4), whose protein sequence is MGTAAIAQDDVANTSQAKASDRSNVHTLPETSSELSLGDEAREYDASLERKVLRKIDIFLMPAMVIGYGLVYYDKAILGSAALFGMTTDLSLAVTDRSTTPPTVDTSRLSWATSVFYFGQLVGSYPMTYLLQRLNLRWTLGPMVMMWAVVCAATAGVTSWQGLIVIRFFLGFTESIVPTSFMIIVSGYYTQREQALRQSWWFSGTGWFTVIGSALNYGFAQIEGGALASWQYIYVLAGGLTFLFGIWCFFLPDSPHTAWYLTPAERIVAVERLRKGQTGTRHLTHGIKKSQIKESLLDPKVWLVSLIMGSAYTVNGAVSGFGPLIVSTFGYTPLESILFQFPLGAICAVGIPLAGYLASRFKNIRIILLLLCTLPVIAGFITIWQSSWGVRPVAPVVGYSLIGFFGPVVSLTVTLGAGNVAGETKKSFMASAVFVAYCVGNIVGPQMIRSQTRARHYPELWAGLIGCYGVTIVAAVTLYWVLWKENRRRDRLGLDDEKEKERLGFRDLTDKENLHFRYVL, encoded by the coding sequence ATGGGCACGGCTGCCATAGCCCAGGACGATGTGGCGAATACATCACAAGCCAAAGCTTCTGATCGCAGCAATGTTCATACATTGCCCGAAACCTCAAGCGAATTATCTCTCGGCGACGAGGCACGCGAGTATGATGCATCTTTAGAACGCAAAGTCCTCCGCAAGATTGATATCTTCTTGATGCCGGCTATGGTCATTGGCTATGGACTCGTCTACTACGATAAAGCGATTCTGGGCAGCGCAGCATTGTTCGGTATGACGACCGATCTCAGCCTTGCCGTCACCGACAGAAGTACGACACCGCCTACAGTAGATACTTCGCGCCTATCATGGGCCACATCGGTCTTCTACTTTGGTCAGCTTGTTGGTTCCTACCCAATGACCTACCTTCTCCAAAGACTAAACCTACGCTGGACGCTTGGACCAATGGTCATGATGTGGGCTGTGGTTTGCGCCGCTACAGCAGGTGTCACATCTTGGCAAGGTCTCATCGTCATTCGATTCTTCCTTGGCTTCACTGAGTCCATCGTGCCGACATCCTTCATGATCATCGTCTCTGGCTACTATACGCAACGTGAACAAGCTCTTCGTCAATCTTGGTGGTTCTCAGGCACAGGCTGGTTCACAGTCATCGGTAGTGCTCTCAACTACGGCTTCGCCCAAATTGAAGGCGGAGCTCTCGCATCTTGGCAATACATCTACGTACTCGCGGGAGGGCTTACCttcctcttcggcatctGGTGTTTCTTCCTCCCAGACTCTCCGCACACAGCTTGGTACCTCACCCCAGCCGAAcgcatcgtcgctgtcgaaCGCCTGCGAAAAGGTCAAACCGGCACCCGGCACCTCACGCATGGCATCAAGAAATCGCAAATCAAGGAATCCCTCCTCGATCCCAAAGTTTGGCTCGTCTCCCTCATCATGGGCTCAGCCTACACCGTCAACGGCGCCGTGTCCGGATTCGGTCCCCTCATTGTGTCCACATTCGGCTACACTCCTCTCGAATCGATCCTCTTCCAGTTTCCATTAGGCGCGATCTGCGCTGTCGGCATACCTTTGGCCGGCTACCTCGCCTCTCGCTTCAAAAACATCCGTATAATTCTCCTCTTACTCTGTACCCTTCCCGTCATCGCCGGCTTCATCACCATCTGGCAATCCTCTTGGGGCGTCCGACCTGTCGCGCCTGTCGTAGGCTACTCTCTCATCGGCTTCTTCGGGCCTGTCGTCAGTTTGACTGTGACCCTCGGCGCTGGAAATGTTGCAGGAGAAACAAAGAAGAGTTTCATGGCCAGTGCAGTCTTTGTGGCATACTGCGTGGGCAATATTGTTGGACCACAAATGATTCGAAGCCAGACGAGAGCGAGGCATTATCCTGAGTTGTGGGCAGGGTTGATCGGATGTTATGGAGTCACAATTGTGGCGGCCGTCACGTTGTACTGGGTACTATGGAAAGAAAATCGAAGAAGGGACAGACTGGGcttggatgatgagaaggagaaggagaggttgGGGTTCAGGGATCTGACGGATAAGGAGAATTTGCATTTTAGGTATGTTCTGTAG
- a CDS encoding uncharacterized protein (antiSMASH:Cluster_4) produces the protein MRRRTSSPSEVGSRSEVKETKTKKAGRVRCRSDLYSQPSQARDLAKVTVITAVAMEARIDRDQYLQQLKSSSRLPQQTWYEWFWGLKPKGGPANPTDAASNEAVKNAFVQMLDQTEPPAVFKPSEVALQLNDAQLAELGYEKWEEVLPAVYELAFEMREFGDCEILRKGQVLPESATIADLDGPIRIRRVVM, from the exons ATGCGTCGACGAACATCAAGCCCGAGTGAAGTGGGAAGTAGAAGTGAAGTCAaggagacgaagacgaagaaagcAGGACGAGTGAGGTGTCGAAGCGATCTGTACAGTCAGCCCAGCCAAGCGCGGGACCTCGCCAAAGTCACCGT CATCACCGCCGTCGCCATGGAAGCCCGAATCGATCGCGATCAGTACCTTCAGCAACTGAAATCCTCTTCTCGTCTGCCTCAGCAGACCTGGTACGAATGGTTCTGGGGGCTGAAGCCGAAGGGTGGTCCAGCCAATCCGACCGATGCCGCCAGCAATGAAGCTGTGAAGAATGCATTCGTGCAGATGCTGGATCAGACGGAGCCGCCGGCTGTATTCAAGCCGAGTGAAGTTGCTCTGCAGCTGAACGATGCGCAGTTGGCGGAGCTGGGATATGAAAAGTGGGAGGAAGTGCTGCCCGCTGTGTACGAGTTGGCTTTTGAGATGAGGGAATTCGGCGACTGCGAGATTCTGAGGAAGGGACAAGTCTTGCCTGAGAGTGCGACGATTGCGGACTTGGATGGGCCGATCCGAATCAGGAGGGTCGTTATGTGA